A genomic region of Xiphophorus couchianus chromosome 9, X_couchianus-1.0, whole genome shotgun sequence contains the following coding sequences:
- the klhl26 gene encoding kelch-like protein 26 isoform X1, whose product MAESDGGDFAPNQSENSMANKNSTLRCTFSAPSHSATLLQGLSVLRAQGQFLDVVLAVNEEHFQVHKAVLAACSDYFRAMFTGGMRESNQDTIELKGLSARGLKHIIDFAYSSDVTLDLDCIQDVLGAAVFLQMVPVVELCEEFLKSAMSVETCLHIGQMATTFSLSSLKESVDAFTFRHFLQIAEEEDFLHIPMARLIFFLQSNKLKNCKEIDLFHAAIRWLQHDESRRAQASSVLCHVRFPLMLSSELVDSVQTVDIMVEDVLCRQYLLEAFNYQILPFRQHEMQSSRTLIRSDVLSLITFGGTPYTDNDRTVSTKSYYLPDAASRQFKELTEMETGCSHSCVAVLDNFVYIVGGQHLQYRSGEGAVDNCFRYDPHLNQWLRIQSMQEARIQFQLNVLQGQLYATGGRNRSGSLSSMECYCPKKNEWSYVEPLKRRIWGHAGTSCREKLYISGGYGVSLDDKKTLHCYDPISDQWDFKAPMNEPRVLHAMISTQQRVYALGGRMDHVDRCFDVLAVEYYSPESDQWTTVSPMRAGQSEAGCCLLDAKVYIIGGYNWHLNNVTSIVQVYNTETDEWERDLHFPESFAGIASTPIILPQNTTQR is encoded by the exons ATGGCGGAGTCGGACGGTGGCGATTTTGCTCCGAACCAGTCGGAGAACAG TATGGCTAACAAGAATAGTACCCTGCGCTGTACTTTCTCCGCCCCGAGCCATAGTGCCACTCTCCTCCAGGGCTTGTCGGTTTTGCGGGCTCAGGGTCAGTTCCTGGATGTCGTGCTGGCTGTCAATGAAGAGCACTTCCAGGTCCATAAAGCAGTGCTGGCCGCCTGTAGTGATTACTTCAG AGCTATGTTTACAGGAGGCATGAGGGAGTCAAACCAAGACACCATTGAGCTGAAGGGTTTGTCAGCCCGAGGGCTGAAACATATCATCGACTTTGCCTACAGTTCAGATGTAACTTTAGACCTGGACTGTATTCAGGATGTTCTGGGGGCTGCTGTGTTTCTCCAAATGGTTCCCGTAGTGGAGCTTTGTGAGGAATTTCTTAAGTCTGCAATGAGTGTCGAGACCTGCCTTCACATTGGGCAGATGGCCACCACGTTCAGCTTGTCTTCCCTCAAAGAGTCCGTGGATGCCTTCACCTTTCGTCACTTCCTCCAGATTGCTGAAGAAGAGGACTTTCTTCACATTCCTATGGCGCGCCTCATCTTCTTCCTGCAGAGCAACAAGCTGAAGAACTGCAAGGAGATCGACCTCTTCCACGCTGCCATAAGGTGGCTCCAGCATGATGAGTCCCGTCGGGCTCAGGCGAGCAGCGTCCTCTGTCACGTGCGGTTTCCACTCATGCTCTCCTCAGAGTTGGTAGACAGTGTTCAGACGGTGGACATCATGGTGGAGGATGTGCTATGCCGCCAGTATCTCCTTGAGGCTTTCAATTACCAGATCCTTCCCTTCCGACAGCATGAAATGCAGTCCTCACGGACGCTCATCCGCTCTGACGTGTTGTCCCTCATCACCTTTGGTGGGACCCCCTACACTGACAACGACCGCACAGTGAGCACCAAGTCTTACTACCTTCCTGATGCTGCTTCCCGTCAGTTCAAAGAGCTGACAGAAATGGAGACAGGGTGCAGCCATTCCTGTGTCGCAGTGCTTGACAACTTTGTGTACATTGTCGGTGGGCAGCACTTACAATACCGCAGTGGGGAGGGGGCTGTGGACAACTGTTTCCGCTACGACCCGCATCTTAACCAGTGGCTACGCATCCAATCCATGCAGGAGGCTCGCATCCAGTTTCAACTCAATGTCCTGCAGGGACAACTATACGCAACTGGAGGCCGTAATCGATCCGGGAGTCTGTCTTCCATGGAGTGTTATTGCCCAAAAAAGAACGAGTGGTCTTATGTGGAACCGTTGAAACGCAGAATTTGGGGACATGCTGGGACTTCGTGCAGAGAAAAGTTGTACATTTCAGGAGGTTACGGGGTCTCGTTGGACGACAAGAAAACGCTCCACTGCTATGATCCAATATCAGACCAGTGGGACTTCAAAGCCCCCATGAATGAACCCAGAGTGTTGCACGCCATGATCAGCACCCAACAACGTGTTTACGCTCTGGGTGGCCGCATGGACCATGTGGACCGCTGTTTCGATGTGCTGGCGGTTGAGTATTACAGTCCAGAAAGTGACCAGTGGACGACTGTCAGTCCCATGAGAGCAGGGCAGTCCGAGGCGGGCTGCTGCCTTCTGGATGCTAAGGTCTACATCATAGGGGGCTATAACTGGCACCTGAACAATGTCACAAGCATCGTTCAAGTCTACAACACCGAGACGGATGAGTGGGAAAGGGATCTGCACTTTCCAGAATCATTTGCTGGCATCGCAAGTACACCGATTATACTTCCTCAGAACACCACACAACGCTGA
- the klhl26 gene encoding kelch-like protein 26 isoform X2, whose translation MAESDGGDFAPNQSENRAMFTGGMRESNQDTIELKGLSARGLKHIIDFAYSSDVTLDLDCIQDVLGAAVFLQMVPVVELCEEFLKSAMSVETCLHIGQMATTFSLSSLKESVDAFTFRHFLQIAEEEDFLHIPMARLIFFLQSNKLKNCKEIDLFHAAIRWLQHDESRRAQASSVLCHVRFPLMLSSELVDSVQTVDIMVEDVLCRQYLLEAFNYQILPFRQHEMQSSRTLIRSDVLSLITFGGTPYTDNDRTVSTKSYYLPDAASRQFKELTEMETGCSHSCVAVLDNFVYIVGGQHLQYRSGEGAVDNCFRYDPHLNQWLRIQSMQEARIQFQLNVLQGQLYATGGRNRSGSLSSMECYCPKKNEWSYVEPLKRRIWGHAGTSCREKLYISGGYGVSLDDKKTLHCYDPISDQWDFKAPMNEPRVLHAMISTQQRVYALGGRMDHVDRCFDVLAVEYYSPESDQWTTVSPMRAGQSEAGCCLLDAKVYIIGGYNWHLNNVTSIVQVYNTETDEWERDLHFPESFAGIASTPIILPQNTTQR comes from the exons ATGGCGGAGTCGGACGGTGGCGATTTTGCTCCGAACCAGTCGGAGAACAG AGCTATGTTTACAGGAGGCATGAGGGAGTCAAACCAAGACACCATTGAGCTGAAGGGTTTGTCAGCCCGAGGGCTGAAACATATCATCGACTTTGCCTACAGTTCAGATGTAACTTTAGACCTGGACTGTATTCAGGATGTTCTGGGGGCTGCTGTGTTTCTCCAAATGGTTCCCGTAGTGGAGCTTTGTGAGGAATTTCTTAAGTCTGCAATGAGTGTCGAGACCTGCCTTCACATTGGGCAGATGGCCACCACGTTCAGCTTGTCTTCCCTCAAAGAGTCCGTGGATGCCTTCACCTTTCGTCACTTCCTCCAGATTGCTGAAGAAGAGGACTTTCTTCACATTCCTATGGCGCGCCTCATCTTCTTCCTGCAGAGCAACAAGCTGAAGAACTGCAAGGAGATCGACCTCTTCCACGCTGCCATAAGGTGGCTCCAGCATGATGAGTCCCGTCGGGCTCAGGCGAGCAGCGTCCTCTGTCACGTGCGGTTTCCACTCATGCTCTCCTCAGAGTTGGTAGACAGTGTTCAGACGGTGGACATCATGGTGGAGGATGTGCTATGCCGCCAGTATCTCCTTGAGGCTTTCAATTACCAGATCCTTCCCTTCCGACAGCATGAAATGCAGTCCTCACGGACGCTCATCCGCTCTGACGTGTTGTCCCTCATCACCTTTGGTGGGACCCCCTACACTGACAACGACCGCACAGTGAGCACCAAGTCTTACTACCTTCCTGATGCTGCTTCCCGTCAGTTCAAAGAGCTGACAGAAATGGAGACAGGGTGCAGCCATTCCTGTGTCGCAGTGCTTGACAACTTTGTGTACATTGTCGGTGGGCAGCACTTACAATACCGCAGTGGGGAGGGGGCTGTGGACAACTGTTTCCGCTACGACCCGCATCTTAACCAGTGGCTACGCATCCAATCCATGCAGGAGGCTCGCATCCAGTTTCAACTCAATGTCCTGCAGGGACAACTATACGCAACTGGAGGCCGTAATCGATCCGGGAGTCTGTCTTCCATGGAGTGTTATTGCCCAAAAAAGAACGAGTGGTCTTATGTGGAACCGTTGAAACGCAGAATTTGGGGACATGCTGGGACTTCGTGCAGAGAAAAGTTGTACATTTCAGGAGGTTACGGGGTCTCGTTGGACGACAAGAAAACGCTCCACTGCTATGATCCAATATCAGACCAGTGGGACTTCAAAGCCCCCATGAATGAACCCAGAGTGTTGCACGCCATGATCAGCACCCAACAACGTGTTTACGCTCTGGGTGGCCGCATGGACCATGTGGACCGCTGTTTCGATGTGCTGGCGGTTGAGTATTACAGTCCAGAAAGTGACCAGTGGACGACTGTCAGTCCCATGAGAGCAGGGCAGTCCGAGGCGGGCTGCTGCCTTCTGGATGCTAAGGTCTACATCATAGGGGGCTATAACTGGCACCTGAACAATGTCACAAGCATCGTTCAAGTCTACAACACCGAGACGGATGAGTGGGAAAGGGATCTGCACTTTCCAGAATCATTTGCTGGCATCGCAAGTACACCGATTATACTTCCTCAGAACACCACACAACGCTGA